The following proteins come from a genomic window of Anguilla rostrata isolate EN2019 chromosome 17, ASM1855537v3, whole genome shotgun sequence:
- the LOC135243873 gene encoding lipid droplet assembly factor 1-like, which translates to MQCSNVVSLRRVFLQFQSRFCTLMESLNSDPKMAEFMNTSLGKYLNGHPFLALSLLVFGALATVPVGLFLVFAMVTFISATVGFVLLEVFLLTLGGATLLCVLCGVAMVAVIVSFILSAIYITTSNLLNLYYSQRVSEEKSDATKTLGSENLRGQ; encoded by the exons atgcagtgcagCAATGTGGTCTCACTGCGCAGGGTGTTTCTCCAGTTCCAGAGCAGATTCTGCACTTTGATGGAAAGCCTGAATTCTGACCCCAAG ATGGCTGAATTCATGAACACATCTTTGGGGAAGTACCTAAATGGCCACCCATTTCTTGCACTGTCCTTGCTGGTTTTTGGTGCCTTGGCGACAGTACCTGTTGGTCTCTTCCTGGTCTTTGCCATGGTAACGTTCATCTCTGCCACCGTGGGCTTTGTGTTATTGgagg TGTTCCTGCTTACACTGGGGGGTGCCACACTGCTGTGCGTACTCTGTGGTGTTGCCATGGTTGCTGTCATTGTCTCCTTCATCCTCAGTGCCATCTACATCACCACCTCAAACTTGCTGAACTTATACTACAGCCAAAG GGTTTCAGAGGAGAAGAGTGATGCGACAAAAACTCTGGGGTCTGAGAACCTGAGAGGCCAATGA